The genomic DNA TAAAAATAATCTAAAAGAGGCAGAAGTAGTCCTACATTCAGAAGCTGTTTTAGCGGTTTCTCCAAAGATATTGCCAGAGATAATGGCAATTGTATATCAATTACAATTTAGAATCCAATCTGTGTTAAAAGGAAGAAATTCTAAATATGTATTGCTGAACGCTCCAAATGAAAGATTAGAAGCTATTATCAATATTTTACCAGGAATGAGAAGTCCTACAGTATTGCCATTAGCAGAGCAAGGTTGGAGCTCAGTACATGCTGTTTTAAGTAAAAATGAGTTTTGGAAGGTTATAGCACGCCTAAAAGATAATGGAGCAGAAGGAATACTAGTTTGTCCAATCGAAAAAATGGTAGTATAAGATGAAAGTAACAATAGCAACCCAAGAAAATCAAAAAGAGTTATTAAAAAGACCTACAAAAACTGTAGCGGCAATAGAAGAAGAAGTGTATAAAATTTTTGAAGAAGTAGCAAGAGAAGGAGATAGAGCTATTCAAAAATATACCACTCTTTTTGATGGAGTTTCTTTAGATCATTTTTTAATAAAAAAAGAAGAAATAAAAGAAGCAGAAAAGCAGGTACCTACTTCACTAAAAAAAGCCATTCAACAAGCCAAGAAAAACATAGAAAAATTTCATAAAGCTCAAAAAGTAGCACGCATAAAAATAGAAACAGTAAGAGGGGTTGTATGTTGGAAAGAACAAAGGCCTATAGAAAAAGTAGGTTTGTATATTCCAGGAGGAACAGCGCCTTTGTTTTCTACAATATTAATGTTAGCTGTACCAGCAAAAATAGCAGGCTGCAAAGAATTAATATTATGTACTCCTCCTAATAAAGAAGGAAATGTGAATCCTGTAATTTTATATGCGGCTGCTCTTTGCGGTGTAACAAATGTATATAAAGTAGGAGGAATACAGGCAATTGCAGCGCTTACATTTGGTACGGAAACAATTGGTAAAGTGTCTAAGATATTTGGACCAGGCAATCAATATGTTACTGTGGCAAAACAATTGGCAACAAAATATGAGGTTGCGATTGATATGCCAGCAGGGCCAAGTGAATTGCTAGTTTTAGCAGATGTCTCTGCTGATCCAGCTTTTGTAGCTTCAGATTTGTTAAGTCAAGCAGAGCATGGAGTAGATAGTCAAGTTATTTTAGTATCAGATTCTTTGGAACTAATTAACGAGACGCTTGAAGAAATCAAAAAACAACTCTTAAAGTTACCAAGAAAGAATATCGTAAAAAAGGCATTGGAAAATGCTCAAGCAATCTTAATTAAAGACAAATATGATGCTATAAATTTTGTAAATGAATATGCACCAGAGCATTTAATTATAACAACTAGAAATGATGATTTTTTTATAGAGAAGCTTATAAATGCGGGTTCTGTATTCATAGGAAAATACACTCCTGAAAGTGCAGGAGATTATGCGTCAGGAACAAATCATACATTACCTACAAACGGATTTGCAAAAGCT from Tenacibaculum maritimum NCIMB 2154 includes the following:
- the hisD gene encoding histidinol dehydrogenase gives rise to the protein MKVTIATQENQKELLKRPTKTVAAIEEEVYKIFEEVAREGDRAIQKYTTLFDGVSLDHFLIKKEEIKEAEKQVPTSLKKAIQQAKKNIEKFHKAQKVARIKIETVRGVVCWKEQRPIEKVGLYIPGGTAPLFSTILMLAVPAKIAGCKELILCTPPNKEGNVNPVILYAAALCGVTNVYKVGGIQAIAALTFGTETIGKVSKIFGPGNQYVTVAKQLATKYEVAIDMPAGPSELLVLADVSADPAFVASDLLSQAEHGVDSQVILVSDSLELINETLEEIKKQLLKLPRKNIVKKALENAQAILIKDKYDAINFVNEYAPEHLIITTRNDDFFIEKLINAGSVFIGKYTPESAGDYASGTNHTLPTNGFAKAYSGVNLDSFMKSITFQKISKKGIQNIGEIIEIMAEAEGLQAHKNAVSLRLKRLNDTNINN